The Tessaracoccus timonensis sequence TCGTCGACTCCGACGATCTGGTCAAGGCTCTGCGTGAGGCTGCTGGGTACAAGTGATCCGCCGTTACGCAACCCCCATCGCGCTGGCGAGTGCCGTCGTCATCTACTTCGTGCTCTTCCTGTTATTGGGCAATTCCGACGTACTCCTGCGCATCGCTGCTCCCGCCGCGTTGGCGGCGATGGGTGCGATCGGTGTGAAGTTCATGCTGTCCCGGGACCAGGCCCAGATTGAGGACGACAACTATCGCGACGATGCCAAGGCGCTCGCGTCGAAGGTCAAGCGCGACATGGCAGAGACAGCCTCAATGGCCGGTAACATCACCGACGCTGAGATCCAATCGGCCCTCAGACGCGCCAGCCGCACCGTCCCCGAGCTGCTCTCTCGTGTGGAGGAGGACCAACCCAACTCCCTCTATTCTTCGGCTTCCAAGTTCGACGGGCACGTGGCGAGCCTCAAGGGGGTTGTCGAGTCGTACGTCGACATCACGACTCATCCTGATTACTACAAGGACGCCGAGACCCTGCTCGAACAGGGCAAGCAGGCGATTCTGCGGTTCGACGAGTTCACCATCGAGACCATGCAACTGTTGGTTGACCCAGGGCGACATGGCGGAGTACCAGGCCAATTTGGACACCGTCGCGCCACCCGCGATTCCCAAACTGGAGGGGTAGATGAAGGGTCGCTTCATCATTGGACTGATCGCTGTCATTGCTGTGCTGGCAGGCGGAACCTGGCTGGTCATCAACCAGAATTCCGGCCCTCAGCCGGTGACGATCAGCTGTGTGGGCGGATCGGAAAAAACCGCTCTCATGCGTGATCCCGAGGTCATCAAGATCCTCGACAAGAAGTACAACATCACGGTCAAGTGGACCTCGATGGGGTCCTATGACCAGGTGCTGCTCAGCAAGGACGACATCGAGTCGCGCGGGTTCAACTGCCTGTGGCCATCAAGTGCATCAGCACGAAACGTCTTCGAGGCCACGCACCGTGGCGAGTTCTCCGACTACCGAGCAGAGACCGTGCTGCAGTCGCCTGAGGTCATCTATGCGGGCCCGCAGGGCACCGAGGCACTGACGAAAGCGGGACTTGTCACCGAGCAGGACGGACACCATGTTCTCGATTTCAAGGCGCTACTGAACGACCACATCGTGCCTAAGAAGCAGTGGCAGGAGCTCAAAGCCGGCAATCTTCGTGGTCCGATCAACGTGTCTTCGACAGACCCGGTGAAGTCGAACTCCGGCTTCACGTTGGCTCAGCTGGAGCTTACGATGCTCGCCTCGGCCGATCCGTACCAGTCACCTTCAATCGCCGAGGCGCGGGATGCATTGCCGACGATGCGTCAGATCTACGACGCGCAGGGGCTCCAGGCCACGTCGTCGGACAACGGCTTCCGCCAGTGGCTCACCCAAGGCGGCGAGTACTCCGCACCTCTCTACGCCGGCTACGAGAGTCAGATCATCCAACAGATGACGGTGGGTGGCAACCCAGAGCATCTGATGAAGAACGTCACGATGATGTGCCCGGATCCGACGGTGTACTCCGACCATCCCATTCTGGCCATCAACAACGATGCACAACGCCTCATCGAGGCGATGAAGGACGAGGAAATCCAGAAGCTCGCCTGGACCAAATACGGCTTCCGGTCGTCGGTCAACGCCGCCTACAACGACATGTCCATCTTCGAAACGCTGCCGCTCGCAGAGCAGTTCATCGCCGTCCCTGCCCCCAACTCGGAAGTCACCCTCGCGCTGCTCGAGTGCCTGCGCGACCGTACCACCTGCAAGTGAGAGGAACGCACCATGACTGACAACCCCTACGCTGATGCCGAGCCCACCGACGCCCTCGCCATCGACTTCTCTGCGATCACCGGCGGCAGCGCACCCGCAAAGGGCACAGCCGACACCATGCTGGCCGAAGCCGCCCACGAGATCGCGCAGGCCCCGTCGCGTGAACTGGAGGTCTCACCCGACGAAGCACGCCTACCTGGGCAGGGAGCCGGTGAGTTCTCGTGCATGACGATGCTGAGCCCTGCCCAGCAGCAACAGGCGCAGGAGGCTGCCGTGCAGCTCATGCCGAAGATGCTCGACAATACCCAGCTGTTGAGCGATTTCGGCAACCAGGCTCTCGAAGGCGTCAACATGCAGGTGGCGCGCATCTTCAAGGAGATTGGCCCCGTCGAGATCCCCGAGCTGACCAACATGATGCAGCAGATCAACGATTCGATGCGTTCGTTCCGCAAGAAGTATGATCCGACGATCCCTCAGGTGCGCGACGCATTCAACCGGTTCATGGATTCGGTCCGGGGTATCTTCCAGCGCGGTCATGACATCGTCGAGATGCTGTTCGAAGAGGCCCAGACCGTTGAGAAGCAGCTCAACCGGATCGCGGGCGAGCTGACCACCCGCCAGCGGGAGATGCGCCGCAATGTGGTGCTGTGCGATGAGCTCTACAAGGCCAACGAAGAGGCCATCAGCCAGCTCATCGGCACCGTCGCCGTCATGGAGGCTGTACGCGATCAGGCCGTCGCTGCCCTCGATCAGGCCGTGATCAGCCCCGATGATCCCAACCAGCGGGACGTGGAAGAGCAGCGTTCTCGGCTCTCCGAGTTCGTCTCCGCGATGGAGGTGCGGATCAACGAGTTTCAGCAGCGGTTGTTCGTCGCATGGTCGACGAGCCCACAGGTGCGTAACACCCGCTCCCTGCACTACGGGCTCGGCCAGCGGCTGGCGCTCATGGTCAACCTCACTATCCCGACGATGAAGCTCACCATCGCGCAGTGGGGTCTGCTCATGCAGGCCGAACAGGCGGCGAAGATGCAGCAGGTGGTGGCCGATGGTGCCAACGAGGTGCTCACCGCCTACGCGCAGGCCTCAGGGCGAGCGGCTGGCGAAATCTCAAAGACCATCCAGACCCCCACGCTGCGCCCGGAGACCATCCTTGAGGTAGCGGTATCGCTCGACGATCAGGCAGAGTCGATGATCCAGGCCCTCGAGTATGGGCGCGGCGCACGCCAGGAGGTCGTCGACGCACTGCTCACGGCGCAGACGTCGATCTCGCAGTCGTCGAGCAAGCTCTCCAACGCGGTAGTCGAGCTGACGAAGCGCGCCGAAGAGCCGCTCGAGCTGCCCGCCATCCCCGACATCCCGGCGCCTATCACCGCGCAGGCGGGGCAGGTCATGCGCTGAGGCGCGCGCCTCAGGCGTCGATGCGCTCCTGGTCCAGCGTGTAGGCGTTATCGACGATGAACTCCTTGCGGGGTGCAACGTCGTTGCCCATCAGCATCTCGAACACGCGTTCGGCTGCTTCCATGTCGTCGACGGTGATGCGCCGCAGCGTGCGATGGCGGGGGTCCATCGTCGTTTCCTTGAGCTGCGACGCGTCCATCTCGCCGAGGCCCTTGTAACGCTGCGGCTCCTTGAACACCTGACCCTTCTTCGTCAGTTCGGCGAGCTTCCGCTGGTACTCCTGCTCCGTGTAGGTGTAGATGTATTTGTCGTAGCCGCGCTTCGGGCGAACAAGCTCGAAGCGGTGCAGCGGCGGCACCGCGGAGTACACTCGGCCGGCCTCTACCATCGGGCGCATGTACCGGAAGAACAGCGTCGCCAGGAGCGTGCGAATGTGGGCGCCGTCGGAGTCGGCGTCGGCCATGAAAATGACCTTGCCGTAGCGGATGCTGTCGAGGTCGAATGAGCGCCCCGAGCCTGCGCCTACCACCTGGATGATCGACGCACACTCGGCATTCTTCAGCATGTCGCCGACAGATGCCTTCTGCACGTTGAGGATCTTGCCACGGATGGGCAATAGCGCCTGATACTCCGAGTCGCGCGCGACGTTGGCGGTACCCAGCGCGGAGTCGCCCTCGACGATGAACAGCTCGGTGGCTTCCACGTCGGTGCTACGGCAGTCCTTCAGCTTCGGCGGCATCGACGATGACTCGAGCGCCGTCTTGCGTCGCTGGTTTTCCTTGTGGGCGCGGGCGGCCACGCGCGTTCTCGACGCGTTGACCACTTTCTCCATGAGCTGACGCGCGATGGTACGAGTTGCGGGTTTCGTCGACTGCAGGAACCCAGAGAACTCCTGTTCGACGATCTTCGCCACGAGACGCGACACGGGCGGAGTACCCAGCACCTCCTTCGTCTGGCCCTCAAACTGGGGCTCGGCGAGGCGCACCGTAACCACCGCGGTGAGGCCCTCCAGGCAGTCATCTTTCACCACTTCCTCGCCTGCCTTGAGGATGCGGGTGCCGTCCAACGACTTGGTGAACGCTCGCGTGAGGCCGCGTTCGAAGCCTGATACGTGCGTGCCGCCCTTGGGCGTGGCGATGATGTTCACGAACGATTTGAGCTTGGTGTCGTAGCCGGTGCCCCACCGAACAGCAATGTCGACGTCAAGATCACGTTCGACGTCGGTGGGAGTCATGGCGCCATTCTCGTCGAGAATCGGCACGGTCTCGGTGAAGGTGTCGCGGCCCTGCAGGCGCAGTACTTCCGTGAGTGCCGCGTCAGGGGCGAGGTAGTCAGCGAACTCGGTGATGCCGCCAGCGAAGAGGAAGCTCTCGTTGGTGGCTTCGTCCGTCCGGTGGTCTTCGACGATGAGTTCCAGCCCCGGCACGAGGAATGCCGTCTGGCGGGCACGGTCGCGGAGATGATCGACGTTGAGCTCGGCATCTGCGAGGAAAATCTGGCGGTCAGGCCAGTACCGCACCCGTGTGCCCGTCTTTGTTTTGGCAACCTTACCGACCTTGCGAAGGCCACTTGCCGGCGTGAAGGGAGCGCTCGGTCCGTCGCCATCGAAGGTGCCTGGCACGCCACGCTGAAAGCTCATCTCCCAGGTTGCGCCTCCCCTATCAACCTGTACGTCGAGCCTGGATGCCAACGCGTTCACCACGGATGCGCCGACGCCGTGCAGGCCGCCCGTGGCGTTGTACGACGAGTTTCCGAACTTACCGCCCGCGTGCAGTCGGGTAAACACCACTTCGACGCCGCTCAGGCCCGTCTTCGGTTCGGTATCGACGGGAATCCCTCGCGCGGTGTCGTGCACGACGATGGACCCGTCGCGTTCGAGTTTGATGCGGACGCGATCGCCGTAACCTGCGAGTGCTTCGTCGACGGCGTTATCGATGATTTCCCACAGGCAATGCATGAGGCCGCGGGTATCCGTCGAACCGATGTACATGGCTGGACGCTTACGGACAGCTTCGAGCCCCTCGAGGACAAGAAGGTTCTTGGCCTCGTAGTCGCGCGAATGCTGTTGCTTTCTCTGAGAAACCTGCACCGATCCACCCTATCTATGGTGTTGTGACTTTGCTGGCAGCGAAATGCCCTCGAGCCGCTGGATACTTTGGCAAAGCACGTTATCGTTGATGACGTAACGATGGTTCTTCAACCGGAGGTGTCGTATGACCGAAACGCTTTCTGACCCGACGCTCACAGCCCTCGACCGCTGCGACCGCTGCGGCGCCCAGGCGTACCTCCGCGTGTTCCTGCGCAGCGGTGGCGAGCTGATGTTCTGCGCCCACCACGCCGCTGCCCACCGCGAGAAGCTGGCCGAGGTGGCCAGCCACATCCACGACGAAACGGCGAAGCTGCACGAGGCACAGTAATCACGCTGCACCATGCACGTTAGCGCTGCAACCAGCTGTCGATCAGCGCCCGACCGATGGATGCCGTGCCAGGCAGCGTGATCGAATGATCTGCGATGCGTGAGGCCAGCTCCTCCCTGGTGAGGAAGCTGGCCTCCGCTATTTCCTGCCCATCGGGACGTACTTCCTCAGGATGATCGGTGCGTGCGGTGAACCCAAGCATGAGCGAGCGGGGAAAGGGCCATGGCTGGCTGCCGAAGTAACGGATGCTGTGCAAACTGAGCGCAACTTCTTCGCTCGCTTCGCGTGCGCAGGCCTGCTCCAGAGACTCTCCTATCTCCACGAATCCGGCAATCACGGACACCCTCCCCTTCGGCCACTTGACGTGCCTGGCGAGCAAGATGCGGTCGTCGGGGTCGGTGATGGCGACGATCACCGCCGGGTCCGTTCGGAAAAACATCAGGTGCCCGCACGTAGTGCACCGGCGTCGCTGGCCCCCTTCCGAGGGTTGCGTCGTCCCGTTGCAGCACTCGCACGCAACCGCCTCAGTGTGCCAGCGCACGAGCGCCGACGCGGTGGCCACGACATCGTCGGGTAGCTCCCGGAACGTCACGGTGGGACCCACTGGTTCCGGGGAGTACCGGGCGAACCATCGGATGCCGTCAACAGCCCCGACGAGCACGTCGGTATCCTTTGGCTGCGCATCTGCCAGTGGCTCGAGGGCCACGCGCCCGTCGTCGCTCACCTCGTGCACTTCGCTTGGAAGCGCTGGGTTGGGTGTGCGATCCAACGCAGATGGCTGTGCCCAGTCCATAGTGCTCCTAACGTTGCAGCTGAACGGCTGCGTCGACGAGTTCCGGCGGGGCACTCGCGAACACCAGCCGGTCGGAAGGTACGTGGTAAAACGCAGCTCCGACGCGTTCCAGTGCGATTCTACGCGCCTCAGCCCAAGCGCGACGATACACCGCCAGCTGCAGCTCGTCGGCGGGGGCGTCGAAGGTCTTCCAGTCGACGACGAGCTCGTCGAACTCTCCTTCCCAGCGATAGACGGCGTCCATGCGACCGCGGATCTGGAAGCCGCCAACGACCATCGAGAAGGGCACCTCGCACGCCAGCGGAGTACGGTTGGCGAATCGTCCGCGTTCGAAGGCGTCGATGAGGGTTTGCAGCGCGGGCGGTTGACGCTCAAACTCATCGAATCCGCTCGGCATCTCGAACCGGCGTTGCACCCAGTCGTGGAAGGCCGTGCCGAGCGACGCCGCTGAGGATGGCTTCCGTGGCATCCGACGCACCAGTTGTTCCGCTAATGCTTGCGGGTCGTCGCGCAACTGCATGAGTTGCGTGGCCGAGAGCCCTTGTGGAAGGCGAATTTCACGTCGCTGCTGCCGAGACAGCACGTGAGCCGCAGACTCATCCCAGAGCTGGAACTGGCGCTGCTCTTCGTCGGCGATCCTCCCCGATTCCAGCACCCAGTCTTCCGTGCCGCTGTGCTGCGCAGCGGCACGCACGAGCAGTGCTGCCTGCGACTGTCGCTCCTGATCGTCCTCGTCGCGTGGTGCAGGCCAGGCGAATGCAACACTGACGTCCAGTCCTGGATTGTCACAGCCTGTGGTGGCATCAACCGCGGTGCCTGCGTGCCGCGCCTCGTCCTCACAGACGAGGAAATACCGTGATGGTTGTCGCTCCCGCTTAGCCTGGTTCGCCCACCGATGGCAGGTAGCCACCAGCCGTGTTCTGGCCCTCGTGGCAGCCACGTAGGCAAGACGATCTTCTCCATGCTCGTGCTCTTCTTTCAGTTCCTCTCCGTACTGTTTGAGCGCTGCGTCGGAATACTCGCCCAGTTGAGGAATCGAGTGGGCGTCACCACGTAACGGACTCGGAAGAAGCTCAGCGCGAGATACCCAATTGCCGCCCTTATTGATCGACGGAAACACACCTTCGTTCAGTGCGGGGAGAAACACGTGATCCCATTCAAGACCCTTTGCAGCATGCACCGTCGCGAGTTTCACCGAGTTGGACTCGGAGATGACCGCCTGCTCGAGGCCCTCACCGTCCGAGGCTTCCGCATCGAGGAAGGCAACCAACCCAGCGAGCGACGCGTCGCCGGCGATGATGGGCCTGTCGCCGCAGGCAGCGATAAATGCATCGAGCTGATCCGTCGGAAGGCTGCGCGCGCGCAGCTCCTCCTCGATGCCCAGCGCACGGATGACGTGCATGAGCAGGTCATTGACCGGTTCTGCTGCGTGGTTCCGCAAGCGGGAAAACATATGCATGAACGAAGTCAGTTCACGTGCTCCGGTATCGGTGAGCCCTTCGGGGCGATGTTCTACCGCTTCGAGGAGACAGGGCTCTCCTCCATCTGCGAGCCGCACAGCGTGCCACCCCAGTAGCTCCAGATCAGGAAACGGAAGATTCCAGCGAGGCCCGGTAAGCAGCGTCGCCAGCGATGGGTTGTCGAGTGGGTCGACGAGTAATCGAAGCATCGCGACAATCGGCACGATCTCGGGAAGCCACAGCAACCCGCCCAGTCCGACGATCTCCGTCGGAACACCGCGTGCGTGCAGCCGTTGATGCATTGCTGCGAGCAGGCTCCTGCGCCTAGACAGCACTGCGATGTGCTTCCAATCGCAGGTGTCTTGTAGCTGCAGGATGTGGTCGGCGATCGCGTCGAGTTCTTCGTCTTCTGTGTCGAACCGGATTGTTTCGACGGTGCCTGCTTGGGTGCCTGCGGGTGCGCGGAGCTCGATGCCCTCATCTCCAGGAATGGTGGAGGCGAGCCGGTTACCCACCGTGAGGATGGAGGTGTGGCTACGGCGGTTCACTGATAGGGCGTGCGCCGTGGCGGCACCGAACTCGTTCTGGAACTCTGGGATATTGCTCGCGGCGGCTCCGCGCCAACCGTAGATTGCTTGGTACGGATCGCCGACGGCGGTGACCGGGTGGCCAGCGAACAGTGCCTTCAGCAAGGCTGCCTGAGCAGACGATGTGTCTTGGTACTCGTCCAAGAGCACGACGGCATATTGGCTGCGCATCGCTTCCCCCACCGCCGGCACCTCAAGCGCCAACTGGGCGGCTGCGGCAAGTTGGTCAGAAAACTCTGCGACCTGCAATTCGCGCTTGTAGGCGCGGTACTCCTCGACGATGCGCAGCAACTCGAGGCGCTCAGTACAGCGATCTGCAGCTCGCGTCATGGACTTGTACGGCTTTGGGCGCTGCTTGCCGTGACCCGGCGCGGCCAAGAACTGAGCCCGCGCGTCTTCCGTGAAGCGCCGTACTTCCTGTGCTTCCACCAGGTTGGAACGCATCGCGGCATCGAGCTTCAGCGCGCGTTCGATGATGGTGGGCATTGAGTATTCCGCTAGTGCTGGATAGGGGCCCATGGAGCGCGCCACGACGTGGTGCATGAGTCTCGCGCTCGTAGCCCCTGCCACCAGCATTGGGGCATCGTCGATGCCCGCCCTCAGGCTGTGCTCAGCGACAATGCGTGCGGCGAACGAATCATACGTACTAGTGCTGGGAATGCCCTCATCCGCGCCCGTCGTACGCAGCCCGGCTCGTTCGAGAGCCTCCAGCACGCGCTCCCCCAGTTCGCCAGCAGCCTTGCGCGTAAACGTGAGCCCGAGGACCTCGTCGGCGCGCACCTGCCCAGTGCCGACCAACCACACCACGCGGGCTGCCATCACCGTCGTCTTACCCGTCCCTGCACCGGCGACGATAACGCCTGGCGCGAGCGGTGCCGTCACGGCGGCAAGCTGTTCATCGCTCAGATGGATGCCAAGCGCGTCGCAGAGTTGATCGGTGTTCTCCATTACGCCACCTCCTGAATCGCGGGGCAGTCTGAGCGGAATTCACACATGCGGCACGCATCACCGGGCGTCGCCGGAAACTCGCCGAGCTCCAGCACGGCTTTGGCCGATGCGATGCGATCATGCATCCACGTTGGGCCGACCATGAGCGGTTCGTCCGGCAATGCCGGGGCCGCCGTCAACGACGACTGCTCCATCACCAGTGGCAACCCCGCTGCATCGATTCGCAACATCACCAACGCCGCTGACGCCACCTCGCGCACACCGGGCGCGAGAGCGTCGAACCCGCCCGATTGCGCAGCCAGCTGGTAGAGCCCCAGCTGCACGTTGGCAGCAACGGAACTGGCAGGGGGTTTCGAACGCATTGTTTTGAAATCCAGGATGCGAAGCTTCGGACCTTCGTCAGTATGCATCAACTCCAGTCGGTCAACGAAGCCGTGCAAGAGCACCTCGCGCCCTTCCACCTCGACGCGAGCCTCGAAGCCTTGCTCCACACCGAGCAGCGTTGCCGATTGTTCGGGGAACCATGCCGCGAGCCGGTCGATCATCTCCTCGGCCTGTACCCGCTCGCTGACTTCCTGCCAAGGGGCAGCGAAGTCGACGGTGCTCCAGCGCTCGTCAAGCAACGCCCGCATGCCAGTTGCATCGAGGTTGTCAGTCTGGGCGCTCTGAGCGACCTCGTGGATGAGGCTGCCGAAACTCGCTGCTTGGTTCGACGGGCGCTTGGCCCGTGCTCGTCGCGCCAGGTAGTACTGGCGCGGACAGGTGAGAATGCCTTCGAGCGCAGACCCGCTGAGACGCAGGACCGAGTAATCAGCAAGCGGTGGGCGTTGTGGCGCTCCCCACCAGTTGGCGGGGTTCGCCGACGCAATGCCTTCGGCAGCGAGATGTTGCAATCGCGCCGCCGCTCCTCTGCGCAAAACCGTGCTGCGTTCCGGGTCTGCGAGGGCCTGCCGCAGCTCACCGACGAGGGCCTGCGCCGTGAGTGGACGCGCAGGATACCCTGTGACCTCGACGAGCGGTTCTCCCAGCTCGGTAAGGAACCGCGAGGGTTGGAGATCGCTGCTAGCGACGGCGCTCACGTGTAGAGAAGTGCAAGCCCGAGCGCAAGCAAGGTAGAAGAGTCGGCGCTCTTCTTGCAGATGTTCCGCGATGGTGCGCGGTGCTCCATCGAGTAAGTGCCCCGGGTCGAGGAGCTGTCCGCCGGGGGCTGCCTGCGGCCAGCGCCCTTCTTGCACGCCCACCACCCATACGTGTTGCCATTCGCGTCCCTTGGCCCGGTGGGCTGTAGTGACGAACACACCGGTGCCGGTGATTCTGGATTCTCTGCCAGTGTCGGCGGGGATCTCTTGGCCTTCTAAGTCGCGAGCAAATTTCCATACGCCGGGGGTGCCACTCAGGACCGGCTCGTGCCCTGCCCGCTCGAACAGCTCGACCACGGCATCGAGGTGATGGTTGGCCTGTCTGTTGCCGTCGAGCGCCGCCTTCTGCAACACCGATGGCCAATTCGTGCACGACCACAGTTCCCACAAGGCATCCGCAACACTGCAGCCGTTCTGTAAGCCTAAGGAGACGTTCGTCACGGTGTCGGCCACGGATCGGGCGATTGCCCATTCTCCTTCCGGGCCAGCGGCGAGCATCTTGGCCCACACCCCGTCGCCATCGATGTGGCGTTCGAGGCGTCGAAGTGCGATGGCATCGAGCCCCACCAACGGCGAGAGCGCCAATGCTCGCGCCTGGTCGTCAGTGGGTGCGTCGCTCGACGCTGCCAAACACAGCGCCGCCAGCAGGGCCGCCACCGCCTCGTCTTCGGCGAGCACCAACTCGTCGGCCGCAACTTCCACCGGAATGCCGAGTCGGAGCAGCGCTCGTGTCAGCGGCATGAGCTGCGCCTTTCCAGCCCGTGCGATGACAGCGATGTCGGACCATGACGCCCCTGAAGCCACCACCCGACGGATGCCATCGGCGACGTGCGCCACTTCCGCTGATTCCGATGAACACAACTCGACGCAGATCTCGCCCTTTTCGCTACGTACCGGCACGAGCGGTGCGCGAGCCGTGGCTGCAGCGATGCGCCCGCGTAGCGCGTTGAGGCTCTCCGCAACATCGACGGCGTGGCGGTGGTCGTGGACGAGTGACATGACCCGTGAGGGTTCGAGTTCCGTGAGTTGCAACATGCCCTGCGCGGTGGCGCCGCGGAACTCACTCACCACCTGATCTGGATCGCCAAAGACCGTGACGGGAATACCGAGCATGGCGAGATCACCAAGCAAAGCGGTTTGCGCCGGGTCAAGGTCGTGTGCATCGTCGACGAATACCTCACGAATGTGTTCGCGCACCATGCCACTGAAAGCCGGATCGTGGAGCACTAGGCGGGTGCGATATACCAACTCCGCGTAGTCGAGAGTTTGTGCGAGATCGCCGACGGCGAGGTACTCGTCGAGAAAGTCGGCGATGGCAGCGAGCGTCGGGCTCTGGCGTTCCTCAGCGAGACGAGCTACATCGTGCTCGTCGAGCGAACGCTGACGGATTCGAGCGAGCACCTCTCGAAGTTGCCGGGCGAAGCCGCGAGTTTCCAAGGCTGGCTGCAACAATGCGGGCCACGAGGCACGTCCGTTCGCGAGCAGATCCCGGATGCGCTCCTCTTGCTCGGGCGCCCGCAGCAGCGCCCATGGGAGCTCGTCGGATGGTTCGGCCAGACGAAGCAGCCCCAGGGCTAGGCCATGCACCGTGGTGAACAGCGGTTGAGTCTGCGCTTGGCCGATGCGCCCAATCACCGTTCTGCGCAATTGCTGGGCGGCTTGTCGAGAGCCAGCGAGCACGGCGATTTCTGACAGGGACGCGCCTTCCTGCACGCGCCGCACCACGCTTTCGATGAGGGTGACCGTCTTGCCCGTGCCGGGCCCGCCCAGTACGCAAGTGACACCTGCGACAGGCTCACTGGCTTCACGTTGGGCGTCATCGAGTTCGCATCTAGGAACTGATTGGGGAGGCAGTAACGTCCACATGCTCACTATGCAATCACGAAGCACCGACAATTTTCGTTCGACCTAGTCCGTGCGCAGTTTCCCAACTGGCGCACATCCTCGGCGCGCCGCGTTGGGCAGGCGACCCCTTCATGCCATTAGATTGAGAACACCGTAACCGTTTGCGAGCCAGGAGACGTGATGTCGAAGTCAGAGCGCGCTCATTACACTCGGATGCCCGCTGCATGGGTGGCCGGCTGCAGCGACGTCGGACTCCGCCACACATCAAACCAGGATGCCCTGTGCATCGCAGTGCGAGATGTGGTCGACGATCCCACCGCCCTCATCGCGGTAGCCGACGGCGTATCGACCGCCGCAGGCTCTGAGATCGCATCATCGGTCGCCGTCGAACGCTGCGTGAATGTGTTGCA is a genomic window containing:
- the nudC gene encoding NAD(+) diphosphatase, with the translated sequence MDWAQPSALDRTPNPALPSEVHEVSDDGRVALEPLADAQPKDTDVLVGAVDGIRWFARYSPEPVGPTVTFRELPDDVVATASALVRWHTEAVACECCNGTTQPSEGGQRRRCTTCGHLMFFRTDPAVIVAITDPDDRILLARHVKWPKGRVSVIAGFVEIGESLEQACAREASEEVALSLHSIRYFGSQPWPFPRSLMLGFTARTDHPEEVRPDGQEIAEASFLTREELASRIADHSITLPGTASIGRALIDSWLQR
- a CDS encoding ATP-dependent DNA helicase is translated as MENTDQLCDALGIHLSDEQLAAVTAPLAPGVIVAGAGTGKTTVMAARVVWLVGTGQVRADEVLGLTFTRKAAGELGERVLEALERAGLRTTGADEGIPSTSTYDSFAARIVAEHSLRAGIDDAPMLVAGATSARLMHHVVARSMGPYPALAEYSMPTIIERALKLDAAMRSNLVEAQEVRRFTEDARAQFLAAPGHGKQRPKPYKSMTRAADRCTERLELLRIVEEYRAYKRELQVAEFSDQLAAAAQLALEVPAVGEAMRSQYAVVLLDEYQDTSSAQAALLKALFAGHPVTAVGDPYQAIYGWRGAAASNIPEFQNEFGAATAHALSVNRRSHTSILTVGNRLASTIPGDEGIELRAPAGTQAGTVETIRFDTEDEELDAIADHILQLQDTCDWKHIAVLSRRRSLLAAMHQRLHARGVPTEIVGLGGLLWLPEIVPIVAMLRLLVDPLDNPSLATLLTGPRWNLPFPDLELLGWHAVRLADGGEPCLLEAVEHRPEGLTDTGARELTSFMHMFSRLRNHAAEPVNDLLMHVIRALGIEEELRARSLPTDQLDAFIAACGDRPIIAGDASLAGLVAFLDAEASDGEGLEQAVISESNSVKLATVHAAKGLEWDHVFLPALNEGVFPSINKGGNWVSRAELLPSPLRGDAHSIPQLGEYSDAALKQYGEELKEEHEHGEDRLAYVAATRARTRLVATCHRWANQAKRERQPSRYFLVCEDEARHAGTAVDATTGCDNPGLDVSVAFAWPAPRDEDDQERQSQAALLVRAAAQHSGTEDWVLESGRIADEEQRQFQLWDESAAHVLSRQQRREIRLPQGLSATQLMQLRDDPQALAEQLVRRMPRKPSSAASLGTAFHDWVQRRFEMPSGFDEFERQPPALQTLIDAFERGRFANRTPLACEVPFSMVVGGFQIRGRMDAVYRWEGEFDELVVDWKTFDAPADELQLAVYRRAWAEARRIALERVGAAFYHVPSDRLVFASAPPELVDAAVQLQR
- a CDS encoding type IIA DNA topoisomerase subunit B; this encodes MQVSQRKQQHSRDYEAKNLLVLEGLEAVRKRPAMYIGSTDTRGLMHCLWEIIDNAVDEALAGYGDRVRIKLERDGSIVVHDTARGIPVDTEPKTGLSGVEVVFTRLHAGGKFGNSSYNATGGLHGVGASVVNALASRLDVQVDRGGATWEMSFQRGVPGTFDGDGPSAPFTPASGLRKVGKVAKTKTGTRVRYWPDRQIFLADAELNVDHLRDRARQTAFLVPGLELIVEDHRTDEATNESFLFAGGITEFADYLAPDAALTEVLRLQGRDTFTETVPILDENGAMTPTDVERDLDVDIAVRWGTGYDTKLKSFVNIIATPKGGTHVSGFERGLTRAFTKSLDGTRILKAGEEVVKDDCLEGLTAVVTVRLAEPQFEGQTKEVLGTPPVSRLVAKIVEQEFSGFLQSTKPATRTIARQLMEKVVNASRTRVAARAHKENQRRKTALESSSMPPKLKDCRSTDVEATELFIVEGDSALGTANVARDSEYQALLPIRGKILNVQKASVGDMLKNAECASIIQVVGAGSGRSFDLDSIRYGKVIFMADADSDGAHIRTLLATLFFRYMRPMVEAGRVYSAVPPLHRFELVRPKRGYDKYIYTYTEQEYQRKLAELTKKGQVFKEPQRYKGLGEMDASQLKETTMDPRHRTLRRITVDDMEAAERVFEMLMGNDVAPRKEFIVDNAYTLDQERIDA
- a CDS encoding toxic anion resistance protein, whose product is MTDNPYADAEPTDALAIDFSAITGGSAPAKGTADTMLAEAAHEIAQAPSRELEVSPDEARLPGQGAGEFSCMTMLSPAQQQQAQEAAVQLMPKMLDNTQLLSDFGNQALEGVNMQVARIFKEIGPVEIPELTNMMQQINDSMRSFRKKYDPTIPQVRDAFNRFMDSVRGIFQRGHDIVEMLFEEAQTVEKQLNRIAGELTTRQREMRRNVVLCDELYKANEEAISQLIGTVAVMEAVRDQAVAALDQAVISPDDPNQRDVEEQRSRLSEFVSAMEVRINEFQQRLFVAWSTSPQVRNTRSLHYGLGQRLALMVNLTIPTMKLTIAQWGLLMQAEQAAKMQQVVADGANEVLTAYAQASGRAAGEISKTIQTPTLRPETILEVAVSLDDQAESMIQALEYGRGARQEVVDALLTAQTSISQSSSKLSNAVVELTKRAEEPLELPAIPDIPAPITAQAGQVMR